One window from the genome of Oryza glaberrima chromosome 3, OglaRS2, whole genome shotgun sequence encodes:
- the LOC127767193 gene encoding protein FRIGIDA-like isoform X2, whose translation MAPPPPPPPAAAASPTPMLLALTGLSTFSDRLVEFFNHWNSFIRYATAISDDLPPLPAADQPPNLADVAEPESTTPHSPVAVDEPESSTAPNPVAVAVAEPKPAPVPQPEEPRPNRGGDPSAEHMGRICERMGSGELLRFVISRMGDLSWLLHAVPPALRRAPNPAELVLRAIGRYYIRPGGRHTEAACELLLLSYVRAGCPLRPGQEAGDDHLRAEAREAALSWRSRLVRSKGRVAAAAANDARGLLLLMAAFGVPVEFPSQEIFELLHAAGGLACAEVLKCSKHFLDKLRDVVAHMLNRGIYHQTVATIIAFELQDAFPLSAIATCVIERVGRTKDQDSQEQHHLPGSDLKWGAECWLLAPLLGSGTGTRVRAWVRYPSCVVGHIGGLC comes from the exons atggcgccgccgccgccgccgccgcctgccgccgccgcctcccccaccccaATGCTGCTCGCCCTCACGGGCCTCTCCACCTTCAGCGACAGGCTCGTCGAGTTCTTCAATCACTGGAACTCCTTCATCCGCTATGCCACCGCCATCTCCGACGACTTGCCACCCCTTCCCGCCGCCGACCAACCGCCCAACCTCGCCGATGTCGCCGAGCCAGAATCCACTACCCCGCACagccccgtcgccgtcgatgAGCCAGAATCCTCTACCGCGCCCaaccccgtcgccgtcgccgtcgccgagcccaaGCCTGCACCCGTGCCCCAGCCCGAGGAGCCCAGGCCGAACCGCGGCGGCGACCCATCGGCGGAGCATATGGGCCGCATCTGCGAGCGCATGGGCTCGGGGGAGCTCCTCCGCTTCGTCATCTCCCGCATGGGGGACCTCTCCTGGCTGCTCCACGCTGTCCCGcccgcgctccgccgcgcccCCAACCCCGCGGAGCTCGTGCTCCGGGCTATCGGCCGCTACTACATCCGACCCGGGGGCAGGCACACCGAGGCCGCGTGCGAGCTCCTCCTGCTGTCCTACGTGCGCGCCGGCTGTCCCCTCCGCCCGGGCCAGGAGGCCGGGGACGACCACCTGCGGGCGGAAGCCCGCGAGGCGGCGCTCTCGTGGCGCAGCCGGCTTGTGCGGTCCAAAGGACgggttgccgctgccgccgccaacgATGCCCGCGGCCTTCTTCTCCTCATGGCTGCCTTCGGCGTGCCCGTGGAGTTCCCGTCGCAGGAGATCTTCGAGCTGTTGCATGCTGCTGGCGGCCTGGCCTGCGCCGAGGTGCTCAAATGCTCCAAGCATTTCTTAGATAAGCTGCGTG ATGTTGTTGCTCATATGCTGAATAGAGGAATTTATCATCAAACCGTTGCTACAATAATTGCATTTGAACTTCAGGATGCATTCCCGCTTTCTGCGATAGCGACTTGTGTCATTGAGAGAGTTGGGCGTACAAAGGATCAAGACAGTCAAGAACAGCACCATCTGCCAGGATCG GATCTGAAGTGGGGTGCGGAATGCTGGCTGCTCGCGCCGTTGCTTGGCAGCGGCACTGGGACCAGGGTCAGGGCATGGGTGCGGTACCCATCATGTGTTGTGGGCCACATCGGTGGGTTGTGCTGA
- the LOC127767193 gene encoding protein FRIGIDA-like isoform X1, with the protein MAPPPPPPPAAAASPTPMLLALTGLSTFSDRLVEFFNHWNSFIRYATAISDDLPPLPAADQPPNLADVAEPESTTPHSPVAVDEPESSTAPNPVAVAVAEPKPAPVPQPEEPRPNRGGDPSAEHMGRICERMGSGELLRFVISRMGDLSWLLHAVPPALRRAPNPAELVLRAIGRYYIRPGGRHTEAACELLLLSYVRAGCPLRPGQEAGDDHLRAEAREAALSWRSRLVRSKGRVAAAAANDARGLLLLMAAFGVPVEFPSQEIFELLHAAGGLACAEVLKCSKHFLDKLRDVVAHMLNRGIYHQTVATIIAFELQDAFPLSAIATCVIERVGRTKDQDSQEQHHLPGSKENDEEKLALLRLLSKYVEDPKQCSTENFSIADRIAMLEQSLAKPHQAFTGTKRKRTAQEDSVECTRGPKCSYTPAASSASRNKNLEG; encoded by the exons atggcgccgccgccgccgccgccgcctgccgccgccgcctcccccaccccaATGCTGCTCGCCCTCACGGGCCTCTCCACCTTCAGCGACAGGCTCGTCGAGTTCTTCAATCACTGGAACTCCTTCATCCGCTATGCCACCGCCATCTCCGACGACTTGCCACCCCTTCCCGCCGCCGACCAACCGCCCAACCTCGCCGATGTCGCCGAGCCAGAATCCACTACCCCGCACagccccgtcgccgtcgatgAGCCAGAATCCTCTACCGCGCCCaaccccgtcgccgtcgccgtcgccgagcccaaGCCTGCACCCGTGCCCCAGCCCGAGGAGCCCAGGCCGAACCGCGGCGGCGACCCATCGGCGGAGCATATGGGCCGCATCTGCGAGCGCATGGGCTCGGGGGAGCTCCTCCGCTTCGTCATCTCCCGCATGGGGGACCTCTCCTGGCTGCTCCACGCTGTCCCGcccgcgctccgccgcgcccCCAACCCCGCGGAGCTCGTGCTCCGGGCTATCGGCCGCTACTACATCCGACCCGGGGGCAGGCACACCGAGGCCGCGTGCGAGCTCCTCCTGCTGTCCTACGTGCGCGCCGGCTGTCCCCTCCGCCCGGGCCAGGAGGCCGGGGACGACCACCTGCGGGCGGAAGCCCGCGAGGCGGCGCTCTCGTGGCGCAGCCGGCTTGTGCGGTCCAAAGGACgggttgccgctgccgccgccaacgATGCCCGCGGCCTTCTTCTCCTCATGGCTGCCTTCGGCGTGCCCGTGGAGTTCCCGTCGCAGGAGATCTTCGAGCTGTTGCATGCTGCTGGCGGCCTGGCCTGCGCCGAGGTGCTCAAATGCTCCAAGCATTTCTTAGATAAGCTGCGTG ATGTTGTTGCTCATATGCTGAATAGAGGAATTTATCATCAAACCGTTGCTACAATAATTGCATTTGAACTTCAGGATGCATTCCCGCTTTCTGCGATAGCGACTTGTGTCATTGAGAGAGTTGGGCGTACAAAGGATCAAGACAGTCAAGAACAGCACCATCTGCCAGGATCG AAAGAGAATGATGAAGAGAAGCTAGCTCTATTGAGATTACTATCCAAATACGTGGAGGATCCAAAACAATGTTCCACAGAGAATTTCAGCATTGCTGATAGGATTGCGATGCTGGAACAAAGCCTCGCAAAGCCACATCAAGCATTTACAGGAACAAAGCGCAAGAGGACAGCACAGGAGGACAGTGTAGAATGCACTCGAGGGCCTAAATGTTCATACACTCCAGCTGCTTCTAGTGCCTCACGTAACAAAAATCTTGAAGGATAG
- the LOC127767193 gene encoding DNA repair RAD52-like protein 2, chloroplastic isoform X3: MEATTSSLSLLVRPVATRLSAASLPIVVRARRRVAVVTAAAPERKPAAASSSSNYVVVPLDAAPSGITRPLVEILRDLNKRVPDTVVRSSRRRASPSDPVIPWYHANRMLSFYAPGWCGEVRDVIYTDNGKVTVIYRVTVRGTDGEVHREAAGTTSLNDARFDDPVAAAEEAAFCKACARFGFGLYLYHEDETP, from the exons atgGAAGCCACAACCTCCAGCTTGAGCTTGCTCGTGCGCCCCGTCGCCACGcggctctccgccgcctccctccccatcgTCGTCCGCGCCCGCCGGCGCGTGGCCGtcgtcacggcggcggcgccggagcggaAGCCGGCCGCGGCGTCGAGCAGCAGCAACTACGTGGTGGTGCCGCTGGACGCGGCGCCGTCGGGGATCACGCGGCCGCTGGTGGAGATCCTGCGCGACCTCAACAAGCGCGTCCCCGACACCGTCGtccgctcctcccgccgccgcgcgtcgccctCCGATCCGGTCATCCCCTG GTATCATGCCAACAGGATGCTAAGCTTTTATGCTCCAG GCTGGTGTGGAGAGGTCCGTGATGTTATTTACACTGACAATGGGAAAGTGACAGTGATATATCGTGTCACAGTACGAGGAACAGATGGAGAG GTTCATAGGGAGGCAGCTGGAACAACATCACTGAATGATGCACGGTTTGATGATCCCGTGGCTGCTGCAGAAGAGGCCGCATTCTGCAAGGCCTGCGCAAGGTTTGGCTTTGGTCTGTATCTTTACCACGAAGACGAGACTCCGTAG